One part of the Flavobacterium johnsoniae UW101 genome encodes these proteins:
- a CDS encoding relaxase/mobilization nuclease domain-containing protein, which translates to MVAVIKTSSSIRGILNYNENKVEIGKAECISAVNYPLKLEKLNFTSKLNRFLKLAELNTNAKRNTVHISLNFDPSENHSKEKLAEIADTYMEKLGFGRQPYLVYQHHDAGHPHCHIVTNNIQRDGKRIDLHLLGIRKSEPARKEIEEMFGLVKAEGRKQKEQFSLNPIDVGRVQYGKAESRKAINSVLNQVLFDYKYSSLPELNAVLNLYYVHADRGSEESRVFKNNGLLYKILDQNSKPIGVPIKASEFYSRPTLKFLEEKFKVNETKKEYCKNHVRNALRQAFYDERMTSVERLSERLKDEAIHTILRKSSEGNLYGITFIDFKAQTVVNESSLSKEFSAKGIQESCAMNILALERKYQKSNSTDSEIFQNLESQEFVKENLVAILLRGEKINDYVSKKFKQKKKRSLYKGI; encoded by the coding sequence ATGGTTGCAGTGATAAAAACAAGCTCGTCCATAAGAGGTATTCTGAATTACAACGAAAATAAAGTTGAGATCGGAAAGGCTGAATGTATAAGTGCTGTGAATTATCCATTGAAATTGGAAAAACTGAATTTCACTTCAAAATTAAACCGCTTCTTGAAACTGGCAGAACTCAATACAAATGCGAAGCGAAACACAGTGCACATCTCGCTCAACTTTGATCCATCGGAGAATCATTCGAAAGAAAAACTGGCTGAAATTGCAGACACCTATATGGAAAAACTGGGATTCGGCAGACAGCCTTATCTAGTATACCAGCATCATGATGCAGGGCATCCGCACTGCCATATAGTGACAAACAACATTCAGAGAGACGGAAAAAGAATCGATCTGCATTTACTGGGAATCAGAAAATCAGAACCTGCCCGAAAAGAAATTGAAGAAATGTTCGGGCTTGTAAAAGCCGAAGGAAGAAAACAGAAAGAACAATTTTCATTAAATCCGATAGATGTCGGCAGAGTCCAATACGGAAAAGCAGAGTCCAGAAAGGCAATCAATTCAGTTTTAAATCAGGTATTGTTTGACTATAAATATTCAAGCCTGCCTGAACTCAACGCGGTTTTAAACCTCTACTATGTTCATGCAGACAGAGGAAGCGAGGAATCTAGAGTTTTTAAAAATAATGGATTGCTTTACAAGATACTTGACCAAAATTCAAAACCGATAGGCGTGCCCATAAAAGCCAGTGAATTCTACAGCAGACCTACCTTAAAATTTCTGGAGGAAAAATTCAAGGTAAACGAAACAAAGAAGGAATATTGCAAAAATCATGTCAGAAATGCTTTGAGACAGGCTTTTTATGATGAAAGAATGACTTCCGTAGAGAGATTATCCGAAAGGCTCAAAGATGAAGCGATTCATACTATTTTAAGAAAAAGCAGTGAGGGAAATCTTTATGGAATTACTTTTATCGACTTTAAAGCACAGACCGTTGTCAATGAAAGCAGTCTGAGTAAAGAATTCAGTGCAAAAGGAATACAGGAAAGCTGTGCAATGAACATTCTTGCACTTGAAAGGAAATACCAAAAGTCCAATTCAACCGATTCAGAAATCTTTCAAAATCTCGAATCGCAAGAGTTTGTAAAAGAAAATCTGGTTGCTATACTGCTCCGTGGGGAAAAGATAAATGACTATGTTTCGAAAAAATTTAAACAGAAGAAGAAAAGAAGTCTTTATAAAGGGATTTAA
- a CDS encoding competence protein CoiA family protein, with product MSEYAVTVDGELLDSNLFEEKSWDQLKKDYKIGDLKMICCGANAVPKTSIKYNRFFAHQSIECTTAPETIWHKTSKKIIVEEFSKLGFRAIEEQIGNGWIADVYVELDGRKIAIELQQSPQTLKVYFERQKKYSEFQIEAYWLLFPPRYLTIIKAIKHYRLKNEFNNKCPNAGFFPSLNNLPVFYIDDIEYKIKGVGLFNHTIEDFVISIVNNKLSYLSTWYIEGKKTLLK from the coding sequence ATGTCTGAATATGCTGTTACTGTTGATGGAGAATTACTTGATTCAAATTTGTTTGAAGAAAAATCTTGGGATCAATTAAAAAAAGATTACAAGATTGGCGATTTGAAAATGATATGCTGTGGAGCTAATGCCGTTCCTAAAACGAGTATTAAATACAATAGATTTTTTGCACATCAATCCATTGAATGTACTACTGCGCCAGAGACTATCTGGCATAAGACATCAAAAAAGATTATAGTGGAGGAATTTTCTAAATTAGGTTTTAGAGCAATTGAAGAGCAAATTGGGAATGGATGGATTGCGGATGTTTATGTGGAATTAGATGGTCGAAAAATTGCCATTGAACTTCAGCAATCTCCTCAAACACTTAAAGTTTATTTTGAAAGACAAAAAAAATATTCAGAATTTCAAATTGAAGCATATTGGCTATTATTTCCTCCTCGATATCTTACAATTATTAAAGCAATAAAACATTATCGATTAAAAAATGAGTTCAATAATAAATGTCCTAATGCAGGTTTTTTTCCATCATTGAATAATCTTCCTGTTTTCTATATTGATGATATTGAATATAAGATCAAAGGTGTAGGTTTATTCAACCACACAATAGAAGATTTTGTAATTAGTATTGTAAATAACAAACTATCTTATCTCAGTACTTGGTATATAGAAGGAAAAAAAACTTTACTAAAATAG